ATTGACGATAATAAACCTCGAAAAGAATGTTTCCCCGAGTTTTTCATGATTTTGAGTTCAGAAAGTCAAAGACACAGATTTTAGAGAAGTCTTAGAAAGATGACGaatttggaagaattgCCAACTTATTTCTTAATGTGGAACAATGAGGGAAGACTTAATATGAATAAATCTCCTCGAATGCGTTGGGAAAAAATGTGAATACGAAAGAAGCAGCAAtgctgcaaaaaaaaactcttcGGACATAATTCGATACTTTATTAGCCATCGAGCACCATGTGCACAAATGAACACTCTTACTAACATAaattgtcttttttttctctcttttttttaggtCCACCAAGAGCCATACGTTTTCAATGCTAGACCAGACGGTGTTCACGTTATCAACGTTGGTAAGACCTGGGAAAAGTTGGTTTTGGCTGCTAGAATTATTGCTGCCATTCCAAACCCAGAAGATGTCGTTGCCATCTCCTCCAGAACTTATGGTCAAAGAGCTGTCTTGAAGTTTGCTGCTCACACTGGAGCTACTCCAATTGCTGGTAGATTCACCCCAGGTTCTTTCACCAATTACATCACCCGTTCTTTCAAGGAACCAAGATTAGTTATTGTCACCGATCCAAGATTAGATGCTCAAGCCATTAAGGAAGCTTCTTACGTTAACATTCCAGTCATTGCTTTGACTGATTTGGACTCTCCATCCGAGTTCGTTGATGTCGCTATCCCATGTAACAACAGAGGTAAGCACTCCATTGGTTTAATCTGGTACTTGTTGGCCAGAGAAGTTTTGAGACTAAGAGGTGCTTTGGTCGACAGAACTCAACCATGGTCTATCATGCCAGATTTATACTTCTACAGAAACCCAGAAGAAGCGGAGCAAGTTGCTGAAGAAGCTGTTGCCGAAGAgggtgaagaagaagaagtcaaGGAAGAAGTTACTGAAGGTCAAGCTGAAGCTACTGAATGggctgaagaaaatgcagaCAACGTTGAATGGTAATCATTGTGAAAACCTTGCAATGTGTGTGAATATTGTAAGGAATTGaggaagaaagataaaaaagaatggaaGCACCGCCTTTCCTTCTagtttttccttctttttccttttttgaaattcatcTATCGTTTATCTTTATctcatatatatttttgcTTCTCTCTTTGAAGCGTCATCATCTATCTGTATTTTTAATGCAATCATAGtataaaattttttaaccaaattcaaaaattataaTATTTACAAGTTTTATGCTttctcattatttttacttGTACTCAAGTGATTTTGCCAATGTGGCgttttggtttcttttaTGGGACAGTCAAATGGCCTGAAATCGAGTATATCATTCCAGTGTTAAGTTGAAGTAAAAAAGTTATGTTTAGTCCGAATTTTCAGatatagaaaatataacTTTGCGGCTATTTATTATAGTTATTGGGACTTCGTTGTGGCTGCTGTTTGATTATATAATGTATTGAGtgttcttttatttattgGTTGAATTCTGCGTTCTTCACCATGGTACACCGACCTGAGTTTTTGATTAcctttgttttattttattttttttcccgtATAATTCCTTTTGCCTATTATTTAATCCAAGTCAACCTGCGACCTTAAATCCTCCAACAGAATGACCAGGTCGCAATCGATCTTTGAAACCTGCATAACCAGCTCAGAGATATTGCTAACGAAGAACTTGTAATGACATTGTTTCAATAAGTTCAAGATAAACGCATCCATTAAGAAAACATTGATATTATCCGGTCCATAGTAAGACGTCACTATTAAAATATCCAATAGTTCTAAACCAATCCCATCCAGCTTGTGCTTGTTTAGCGAATTGACTataaaatttcttatcaCGGGTTTGACGAAATCCGTTATGACGTCCACTTTCAATTTGTCCTTCAAATGGTAATATAAGTTTGGAAAGTTCTGATAGAATTTACCTTTGGTAACCGTGTAACAATCCCCATGctttttattatcaatgaaaCGACCGTTTAACCAACTAACTTTTTTCGtcaaattgatgaagatagtCCGGGATAAAGCTTCCTGCTCGTCGTTATTACAGCAATTCTTTATAGCCATATACAACGGGCTTTTAGTGCACAGACTTGAAGAAGCAGTCTCGCCTAATTCGCTATAATGATATAGACATCTCCAGTATATTGGGAGGCGGAAATCATTCGGTATTCCAAACCAATACAAGTTGTGCTTTCTTATGACCAGTAACAGATCACCGTCATCGTCAGAAGTATGATAACTTCTTAAATTatcccaaaatttttccaatttcaGTTCTCTTCTAAATAACTTTctattttgaaactttaaattcaaaatatttctctttgtttGTGACTTAATCTGATTCTGTATGGACGGATCGGTATGAGTGCACAGCGTTtcgttattattgttcGCAATAACTGATAGCGATTCCCTTtcattattgatttttcttttattttcctgGATCAGTGAGTCTACACTGAGATTTTTTTGCGATGTGATCACTAAGGAAGATGATCCTGAAGAGTTCCTATTGATGTTCGGAGTAAACAAACCATCGGAGAATACCGAGGACGCAGAGGAAGACGTAGAGGAATACACCGTTGATTTGTTATTTGGTGTGGAAGTCGCAGGTTGCCCCTGCGAATGTGCTCGAGGAATGGCAAAGTTATTTATTATGGGCACTGCATAACTGATCAGGTTAGTATCCTTATCTATCGTGGTGTCCAGGATCGTCGTCCAATCCGTGACCCCTGCATTTAAGGGCTCTTCTTTTAAATCATCTCTTGTTATTCTGTGCCTGGTATGAAACAACCGCTGACTAGGAGGTACGTACCCGTGCATGATCTCGTTATTGAGTGAGTGGTAGGTGTAGTTTAATTatggtaaaaaaattggtcaACGTGCCCTTATATGTGTACgaatattatatataccGGTAGCGtaatatacatatatcCTTGTGCCTGAATACAGCGCAGCGATAGCGAGAGTAAGGGGAATAAGCGAGAGAATGGGAATCTAACGATGAGGGAGGAACAGCAGAAGACTATAGCTCACAAATATAAGTTTGTTAAAACACATCAAGGATAGTAGTATTTTGAGACAAAACCAGCCATTTCGCTAGGGGGGACGCGAAAATTTTGTGACGCGTTTAAAAGTAAGAAAATAGTGGAGGATTCCACCGCAGCAGCACCTGTCTGATAGAATAGATTGGACGTTTATTAAACAACTATAAAACCATCTATGTCGTATACATAGTGCGCATCGACTATACAGAGCATAGACGTAACGGAATGAAGAATGTGGGCAGGTACACAGAAGCCAGCTGGCACTTCTGTGTCATGGTCAAGcttgttttcaaaacatcatcCGGGATATAACCACGCTTGAAGATGACAATAATACATATCAGTGTAGTTAGTGAGGCATTCCAACCGTAGATTC
This genomic window from Saccharomyces kudriavzevii IFO 1802 strain IFO1802 genome assembly, chromosome: 12 contains:
- the RPS0B gene encoding 40S ribosomal protein uS2 (similar to Saccharomyces cerevisiae RPS0A (YGR214W) and RPS0B (YLR048W); ancestral locus Anc_5.116), with protein sequence MSLPATFDLTPEDAQLLLAANTHLGARNVQVHQEPYVFNARPDGVHVINVGKTWEKLVLAARIIAAIPNPEDVVAISSRTYGQRAVLKFAAHTGATPIAGRFTPGSFTNYITRSFKEPRLVIVTDPRLDAQAIKEASYVNIPVIALTDLDSPSEFVDVAIPCNNRGKHSIGLIWYLLAREVLRLRGALVDRTQPWSIMPDLYFYRNPEEAEQVAEEAVAEEGEEEEVKEEVTEGQAEATEWAEENADNVEW
- the MLO50 gene encoding Mlo50p (similar to Saccharomyces cerevisiae YLR049C; ancestral locus Anc_8.59), with the protein product MHGYVPPSQRLFHTRHRITRDDLKEEPLNAGVTDWTTILDTTIDKDTNLISYAVPIINNFAIPRAHSQGQPATSTPNNKSTVYSSTSSSASSVFSDGLFTPNINRNSSGSSSLVITSQKNLSVDSLIQENKRKINNERESLSVIANNNNETLCTHTDPSIQNQIKSQTKRNILNLKFQNRKLFRRELKLEKFWDNLRSYHTSDDDGDLLLVIRKHNLYWFGIPNDFRLPIYWRCLYHYSELGETASSSLCTKSPLYMAIKNCCNNDEQEALSRTIFINLTKKVSWLNGRFIDNKKHGDCYTVTKGKFYQNFPNLYYHLKDKLKVDVITDFVKPVIRNFIVNSLNKHKLDGIGLELLDILIVTSYYGPDNINVFLMDAFILNLLKQCHYKFFVSNISELVMQVSKIDCDLVILLEDLRSQVDLD